The sequence below is a genomic window from Uranotaenia lowii strain MFRU-FL chromosome 2, ASM2978415v1, whole genome shotgun sequence.
tttgtttgatttgccaaataaagtgaataaatccgggcaaaaccgggcttttttcaatgaaatctgggcaatcgGGCCGAGTCGAACtgctcctaaattttgtattaaatatccgggcgatctggcaaccttagttaaCTATGTATTAATTAAGAATTAAGGAGTTTCTAATCGTGCGCTGATTAGTCGTGCGCGCGATCCTGCCGTAATCGTTTAGGgcaaaactgtacaagacgcactagcggggtaaaatggcccatgccattctttctcaaaaatacactaactTGGCTTCGAATTatgtttttcctcatttttactTTAGCAAATAAGCTATTTCATGTTCAGCTATTTCATCATCTGCTTGCTATTTTTCATGGTCAATATGTAAGGTTTTATGTTAAATCAGTCTGCGCAATCTGATgtaactacagcttatcgtttttccacttgtatgcactttcggaagactataaatattttgttgtattttactagcttcccacaaattttatctcaattcaatcatatcaaaattggggcagaatgcccgcaagaccacgtgttttacgcacaaattttgaatgctgttaacttttgataaaccccgaatatcaaaataaaatttcattcttCTTATTTGCTAACTCCCAAATtactataaaaatgcaaaataaaaatgaactaGTTGACCctgtaaacttcgttttaccttttaaaatcggttgaaaatgcTTAACTTCATCCAAACATCTTTGACTTATGTGTGCTCGTGAATTCGTTTTCACGAAAATCGTCTTaaagttgttcgagttgtgtcccatttcaagttgattttgtaaaggagccccccttcattccgaccgtccgttggtgatggtgttacaaacaAATCggctccatttttatatataagagaaGAAAAAGATTTCGTCCTTGATGaagttaaaaaggtgcaccaatattcaaCTCGACTATCTGAAGGCGTTCTACctataaggatataaaaaagtgtattttgaaaagcaaaattttcaataagtttattattataaatttctatATTTGAAACTATCAATAATATtagtaataataatttttttttcaaagtaagtATGTAtaccaagtaacaattttagttctTTAAGAAGCTGGAAGTGTACTTCCAAACTTCGTTATAAAACGGCATTTAGTTTTATAATCCactagtgaacctgtatataagagaagtgacatctgaaacacaaaattccaatcgagcaaaagaactgtcaaaatcgattccaatcgatccgagcattttgtcgcagagcttttacctttcttattgaaaactcaaccaaggaaggtattgcgattgttgttatagttcaaacagataactttttagctggtcatatgaatttatgattaggtgcaatttttgtcaatgctttggtgaatcgtgtttctagttagaaaactaactgattattaacgaaattcaagtcattcataccgtttatcgcgatccttcgggcatcgagttcaatgttgttttgttggattgaaggagcgttcactttagagcttgaacattgagccagaaaacagtgctggggatttttttgtccaatatttcggcgatgttgccacatattttattttaagaaggatcagatgtcgcttctcttatatgaaggttcactataATCCACattaaaacatctttaaaaCACTTACAAGTGTAAAAAGGCCCACCTTCAGGCAAAGAATATTTTAAGAAGAttgtgccaaggcagccctgctctagtattggtacagactagagatgtaccgaatagtggtattcggcgaacggccgaataccgaatattgacNNNNNNNNNNNNNNNNNNNNNNNNNNNNNNNNNNNNNNNNNNNNNNNNNNNNNNNNNNNNNNNNNNNNNNNNNNNNNNNNNNNNNNNNNNNNNNNNNNNNNNNNNNNNNNNNNNNNNNNNNNNNNNNNNNNNNNNNNNNNNNNNNNNNNNNNNNNNNNNNNNNNNNNNNNNNNNNNNNNNNNNNNNNNNNNNNNNNNNNNNNNNNNNNNNNNNNNNNNNNNNNNNNNNNNNNNNNNNNNNNNNNNNNNNNNNNNNNNNNNNNNNNNNNNNNNNNNNNNNNNNNNNNNNNNNNNNNNNNNNNNNNNNNNNNNNNNNNNNNNNNNNNNNNNNNNNNNNNNNNNNNNNNNNNNNNNNNNNNNNNNNNNNNNNNNNNNNNNNNNNNNNNNNNNNNNNNNNNNNNNNNNNNNNNNNNNNNNNNNNNNNNNNNNNNNNNNNNNNNNNNNNNNNNNNNNNNNNNNNNNNNNNNNNNNNNNNNNNNNNNNNNNNNNNNNNNNNNNNNNTTAGACAAATTAAACAAACAGCAGCCCGACTCCGACTAGTAAAGTAAAGTACGATTATTAAAACAATGTTAAAATAATCAGTGATTGAAGAAGAAATTTCGGATTTATACGAACAAAGATAAGAAATTCCATGAAAtaagttgtgaaaataattttatttattttaagcaaattttcaatttaattattaTAAGTATTGTGAAACATAAACGaaaacattaattaaaaaaggtttgtgagagtaaaaaaaatacaatgtaaATGAATTATTCTGTTCAGCAGAAAATGGACAAGACTTTGTtagtttaagtaaaaaaaaatagttcagcCGCacatcaaataataaaaatttaaataaacaagACGAATCCAAGGAATTCAGTGCTATCCATAGAATACGTGAATGATGAAGTCATAATTCAGATTTaatagttaaaaattatttagtttttcgatttttaagaGAGCATTTCCCGATAAAAAAATTCAGCttatgaaaaacttaaaattcataAGACCAAACTTAAAACTTATGTGAAACTCAGagaaagctgattttttttattaatatttaaaatattgttcaatTTGGCTTACCTGAAGGTTTACGTCGTTGCTGCTTTATCTTCTCAATAATATTTTCCTTAAACACTTATCACTTTTAAAATCTTCTGTTTCACACATGtatatttaaatcttttttatgtatttctTTTCAAAGTGTATACTTTCCGATGTTTCTTTTGACAATCTATATCGCTAATCCATCTGTCCGtttgttttaaattactttttttagctGATTCTAACACCTCTTAAGTGTTGATAACATAACTTTACATTAATCATCAATGAAAACGAATTAAAAGATCGCAACAAACTAAATCACCTCGCACCGCCGAAACGAAAAACTTGAACCACATCTACGCGGATTAGATGCACGgctgaaaataaaatctattcGAACAATATCATCAATGACATCGCACgcttcgttgaaaaaaaaatcgacgaaCACCCACGAACGACAATTGAATGTTGGTTTTACATGAacggtttatttatttatttcgtctttgaTTTATATTACCGTACAGACTAATGtcttaaaaactacaaaattctGCTTAAacctaattgaatttttaattaatcccTATCTTACATATACCAGTATTTTTTCGTcttctataaaattttaaattttatttgagagaATTTTACTTTGATTcaattcctaatttcttattttgcacTCTTATTTGGaacctgattctgaattttaaactctttttatttattttatttaaacaaatgtataagtttttcattacaaaaaaatagttatgttaaaatattttgaatttgaatgcaTGATTCTCTCCGATTTTTATTATAtctagaaatacaaaaaaaactgctttgccaGTTCTcacttaaaaaccttaagtttgttttttttaatattggaaAGTTTTGATGGAAActatgaatttaaataaattttaatagtaATAAGTTATTACTAATAACAAATACTTAAAAGTTATCAtaagatataaacaaattcaaacctttaatttcaaagttgtttttatttttctttttcaatcatatcaaaaaattgaacttttcaaactttttaatttgatttttcagtaaaaacaaagtttgctCCAATGAGCCccattttcttagtagggtgaaaatcgcagagttttgtaaatttaaaaactactggtgaaaccaattatttttctgactacgtcaatttgatgtcccattaaccttaaaacttttgatgtctGGTATGATTCTCTGTGGACATTAGGTTTTaggaagccattgaagttgaaaagtgttgcattatGCCCCAGGtgacggtatacaacgtattttctttgttttttttttaaattttttctttcgatttttttcttttgaaaatctctctgtaacttgatggtttccttttTTGTTGCGTAGGGCTCGTTCTTTACAACCtggcaaaaatatattttcaacatttgaagcattgaaataccctaaaataatgaaattttcaagtatgttttattaagttaaaacagtttatttcaacagatcgttgaaaattaagttaaaacacaatttgttttaacaactttacctcaatcaaatttatttcaaatactttCTTAGACTTTGgtatagtttggaaaactttgactatgttcATAactaggaacacattgaaaatagtgttcctaagtGTGGACATAAGcttgtttttttagttttcacaggaaaaaaacatggttctatcatacttattactaaaatcatgataaaaaacaatccgacgaaaaatttcaaaaaaatttgttgacaaATTGAGCTTTtatctattattttaaaaatgtgtttttttaagaaatatgtTAACAAATCCATTCAATTTAGACattactttgaaacaaaaacgacatttaaaaaaaaattaataaatagcTCCGTACTTCTTCAGTACGTCCACTATATCCTGTCGACCAATTGTCAATGCTTCCTGAAGCGCAGTTTTGCCTTTTGCATTTTCTAGATTGATGAACTTTCCCGGTTCTGGGAAGCTCTCTAAAAAGAGCTTCACAAGTTTTGTTTCTTCCAATGACACAGCTATGTGCAAGGCTGTTTGCCCGTTATTATCAGCTATGCATGGATTTACTTCGGAATACAAGGGAAGAAATTTCAAAGCGTCCAAGTTTTTCTCTTTCACCGCCAAGTGCAATGATGTTTCACCTAGCTGGTTGCGTGCATTGGGATCTGCCCCTTCCCGGAGCaatatatttaatatttctaatCTACTGAAGGGCCATTTGCAGGCATGGTGGAGCGCCGTGTTGCCGTAATTGTCTGTTTGATTAATCAGCGTCTTGTCCCGGCGTAATATTTCTTTCACAATAAAACTTTTCCTTCTTAAAGCCAAATGCAAAGACGTACGACCATCTCTGTCAGTCAGAGCTGGATTTGCTCCGTAATCTAAAAGAAGTTGTACTTTATCCGAAGACCAAGCCAGTGCCATGTGCAATGCAGTTTTGCATTCTAAGTCTCTAATATCAGGATTTGCTCCTAGAGCCAGCAATGCTTCAAAAAAGTGGTTGggtgttaaaaaatttttgcaagGGTAGTAGGTATTTAATTTGTAGAAGGCGTAGTGCAGTACTGTTTTTCCACGACCAtcttttttgtttaacaaagAAGGCAACTCTACGgtgtgttttaaaatatttttacaagcagggaaattgtaatattttataGCCAAATGCAAAGCTGTTTCACCATATGAGTTTACTTTCAAGGTATCTATTCTATAATTCAAAAATCGATCTACTATTTTTAAGTTGCTGATTTCACTGTCTCTCACTGCATAATGCAAAACAGTTTCACCTTTTTGGTCGCCTATATTAAAATCAGCTCCATAACGATGCAAAATATCTACGCATGCATACACACCTCTATTGACTCGGAATTCTTCACCAAATTCTTTGAGAGTATAGTGAAGTGCAGTCTTGCCGTTTTTGTCCCTATGATTGATTAAATCATTCAGTGTTCCAGTGTGTTGCAAAATAACTTCCAAAAATGATGCTTTATTCAATTTTACAGCCAAATGCAAAGCTGTCTGGCCCTCATTATTAACTATGGCTGGATTTATTCTGTGCTCGAACAAGATTCTTATACACTCTAGCTGGTCCTGCAAACTTTCGTTTCCAATCGAAATGTTTCTGCAATAATTTTCTTGTTCATATTCAATATCATATTCACTGCTCGAATCATTTTCCCTGCTCGTGCCTTGGTTTTCGTTATCTTGCCATAAACATGCTTGGTGAAGCGCAGTGTTGCCATATTGGTCCACCTGGTtgatgaaatctgaattctcggTCTGTTGTAAAATAATTTCCACCATTGATAGTTTATTATACTGCACAGCTAAATGCAGAGCTGATTGTCTTTGATCGTTTGTTTTGAGTAGATCGATTCCATGCTTAGACAGAAGCTCTACACATTCTCGTTTTTCTTCTATCACTGCCCAGTGCAACGCAGTTTGCCCATTGTTATCCTTTTCGTTTATTAGTTTAGTTAGGAGTTGCTTGTTTTCTGTATGCTTTAGAATAAGTGCTACGATTGATTCTTTATTCGATAATACAGCCAGGTGTAGAGCTGTCTGGCCGAGTTCATTTTTAGTGAATACATTTATTCCGCTTTTCAACAAATCCTTCACACATCCCAAGTTGTTTTCTGATATCGTCTGTTTCAATAAATTAAGGCCATTCACTATGTCTGAACCAGTGCCATACTTAGACAACAGGGCGATGCACATTTCATCTTCTTGATTACTTGAACAGGCTACGTGAAGCGCAGTGTTTCCTTTCTCGTCCTGCTCATCTATGTTTTCGTTTTTAGAATGACTTAGATTTGTGAAAGAATGCTTTTTATCTCGACTCATCAGAGTTATCACATGTTTGAAGTTTCCTTCTATCACAGCTTTGTACAATTCATCTGTGTTTCGTTGGTTGCTAACACTTTGATTTGTATAAATCCTAGTTGCAACATTACTACAAATATTGTTGTGTTGCATTATGTGTTGTAAAAATAGTTTcagaataaataattcattcaTTTCTTTGGCTAAATCGAACGGTGTTTGACCGGCATCATTAGCCATGGTTGGATCACTGCCATGTTTCAGCAGAAGTTTCACACGGTTAAGATTTCTGAATTTCACTGCGTAATGCAACACGGTTTGACCTTGATGATCGCGTATATTAGGATCAGCTCCATTTCCAACCAGAATTTTAATGCAACGATCTGCTTCTTTGCCTTCTATACAAGTTAAGTGAAGCGCAGTCCTGCCCATCTTATTCTTATGATTGAGTATGCTAGTGAGGCTCTCAGAGTGGTCCAAAACTAATTGCACCATTATTGGGTCATTACATTCAACAGCCAAATGTAAAGCTGTTTCACCATCTTTATCTTCCAAAGATGGCTTCATCCCGTACTCCAAAAGAAGCTTCATGGACATTAGTTTCAATTTCTCGTGGGTTTTGCTCCTAAGTAATGTGTGAAGCGCAGTTCTTCCGTCTATGTCCGTTTCGTTGATGAGCTCGGTGTTGTTCAGagcacttttcaaaatttgttctaatatttttaatttattcttaCACATTACTGCTAAATGTAAAGCTGTTTTGCCGGTTTTATTAGCTATGTATGGATTTATTCCGTGTTCCAATAGAATTTCTGCATTCCTCAATATTATTAATCTTGAATGTTTCTTAGCTTCTAGGGATAACTTTAATGCTTCATGAAGCGCAGTGTTGCCATTTTTATCTTGATGATTCATAAAACCGGGAAAGTTTTTAGTGTGCTTTAAAATAAGTTCCAATGTCTTAACATCTCTGTTTTCCACAACCAAATGCAACGCTGTTTTGCCATCTGCATTGGGTATAGATGGATCTACGCCATAATCTAAAAATAGCTGCACAAAAGGACTAGAAAAATTGTTCTTTACTGCCAAGAGTAACAGGTTTTGGTCAAAGTTATCGCGAACGTTAATATCGGTCCCACCGTCCATTAGAATTTTCATAcatttcaatgaatttgaaGTATTCGTATATGCACTTTCCAACGCATATTGTAGAGGAGTTCTTCCTTTGCTATCTCGAGAGTCCACCTCGGGATTTCTCTCGATTATAGCACGAACACATTCCTCATCCGCCATTTTCACAGCTAAGTGCAACGCATTTTCGAGAGAACTGAAGGGTTCAGCAAGCGATATGATCAATCGTGCTATATGATAAGAACGGTGCTTGCAGGCCAATTTATAAAGTTCATTTAACTTCGAATGATCTAGATGTGCAACTGCGGTTTCAAACAAACGTTTCTTATTGTACTCCACTATCCACTCCAACATATCTTTAGCAGATTCGCGGTCAGTTTTCATTTTATGATCAATAAATAAACATACAATATCGTTATCGACATGATAGAACGGATCATGAAGCATGTTAtctataaaactattttttagcTGCGCATTGTGCTCCAGCAATACTCGAACAACTTTTTCATGACCTCTTATAGCAGCGATATATAGTGCATTCTTATGAAATTCATACAATTCATACCATTTATACCATTGAATCTCATCTAAGTTATCAAGATAGGCCCCTTTGCTTGCTAGAAGTTCCACAACTTCAGCGTACCCTTCACATGCTGCTAAATATACTGCACTTTGATTTTTCGAATCCCTACAGTCGATATCGGCTTCTTGATCTAGAAGAAACTCAACTGCTTGAACGTGGCCATTTAATGATGCCTTGTGTAACGGAGTTTGACCCCACTTATCTAAAGCATTTAAGGCACATTCATTTTCAAATAGAATCTTACAGATGTCAAGATTTCCTCTGGCGGCAGCTCTATGAAGTGGAGTTTCATTTGTTAtggttttagattttaaaacCGATGGATCTTTTCTAATCATTGTGTCTACAAGTTTTAAGCAATTTTCCTCACAAGCCCGAAGAAATGAATCTGGTTGCATTGACATCAACATTCTGATTAAATTGTCTAATTCATCAGCTTGGAAAGAGTCAGCAATCGTCATAAAGAATTTACGAACTGTCGGATATCGATATAAGCTGCTATAGTATGCATCAAATAAAGTAACTattgtttttgaacttttcaactGATATTTAGATAACATATTCTCCTCagtgggaaattttttttcgacgagTGTTCGATCCATATTCTTGAGATACTCAGACAGAAACCTAGCTACAAAAAACTCTTCAAAAGATTTGTGGATGAATCTCGGCAATGCATtcgaaatattcaaaacaacaGCCGAGTCTATATTCTTAATtcgctgctgttgttgtttcaAACTATATCCATCTGGGAAGAATATTTTCATGCTCTGTTCTCCGATGAGATTCATTATACCAAGCTTGTAATGCAAATCGAGAAAGTCTTGATACAAGTTGTTGTCCCTGCTGAGTACTTCCTTCGCATGTTTGCTCCCTTCCTGCAGTCCTAGTTGACTTATGGCTTTCCTGCGGAAAGCATTGTAGACAAACTCTTCGTAGAGCTCTAGAAAACTCAACGATGTAAGTTGATTTTGCTGAAGCATTTCCTCTTTTCTAGAATTTAAATACTCCTCGACTGGCGTACGGTAAATCGTTGACAACATTTCGATCATTAAAGGAACAcctaaaaatttgtttacacCTCTTAATTTGTACAGTTTTtcaagaatcaattccataaaaGATTTGAGAGGATCAATTGAAATGTACTCTTCTACTTTCAACAAAGCTGCGAGCATAGTCTTTTGATCTGTTTCGTCGAACTGTTCAAGACCAATAAGCTCTCTATCCGGAAAAGCTTCTCTGAGGTCCTCCTCCCGATAATCACGCGTATTAATGAGAATCCGAGTACTTTGTGACAGTTCTTTCATAAATTTCAGAACTTGTTTACTTATGCCATAAGGAACTTCATCAAAACCATCAAACAATACGAAAACCTTGGACTTGGAGCTTTGTCTGCACAGCTGCATATGTGCTTCTTCAAATtcgttcaatttaaaaatgcttttaacATCGAAAACATCTGAAGTGCAGTCTACAAAATCCTGTGGTTTGAGGTACAACACCCAATGACTCGGAAACTGGGCTTTAATCTTCAATGCTAAGCTTGTCCATAATGTACTTTTACCATTTCCGGGAGGTGACAACAAAACTATAACTTTGGGTTTGTCAGCTGCAGACACGTATTCTATGAATGAACTTTCACCAAATTCCGTTaatcttttacaattttcactttGCAAAACGATGATAGTGCGTAAAAGGTAATGTTTTTCTGACAATCTTGGCAGTTCATGCCCTACTCTAAGCGGAGTTTTGTCTTGAACAAGATGTTCTAAAATTTCTCCTTGCAACAAACGATCGAAACCAGGATCCTGATCAATCAATTCAGATAGTTTCACctgatcattttgaaaaagaatattCCTTTCCATCAACTTCTTTTGGCTTGATTCATCCAATGATTGCCAATCACTTTTCTCGTCTTCGATCACATGTATTATTGAGCTCACTACAGAATCCTTGGAATTTGTCAGAACAATTAACTTTTTCGAaggcagattttttattttggtcacAATTTCATCAAGGTGATCATTTTTGGAATCCTCAACATTGATCATAATAAAATGCTCCTCTTTTTCGGATTCTAGCATGCTAAAAAGATCATTTCGAACAGATTCAGCTATCAAATCTTTCATATGAAAACAGCTGTGGCGATGACGCTGcagttttccaaaatatttaagGCGAGTTAGCAATCCATCAGGGGTACTTGTCATAACTCGAAGTGGAAATGTTGTTTCAGTCAATTCCAAATCAGTAAATTTTACTGCCAAGTTTTCCAGCGCTTCAGGAAATTTTGCTGCAACCCTGTACAACTGAGTCCATTTACTGAATGATTCATtcgtttgtttcatttttgtttcaagatCACTCTTCTTTAGAAGTTTTCCTCTTCGAGTTTTTTCGAAGCAACTATACACTAGCTCTTGTAGAGATTGGAATGCTAACATTTCGtagtaatttttcatttctgccCCTTCTGATCGACGAAATCTAcctaaatctttttttatgatATCTTGCAATACTTTGTTATCTGGCTGTCCCACTGCGagaataaatttttccaaaaataattctatgtctttctgagaaaattttctaggaAGTGTTGTGGGAGTAGactttttttggtcattttttataatcTCATACAGTTTTTCGTTATTAGAAGCTTTATGATTAAGCGTGTTATGTGTTTCGCCTTCTAAAAGTTGTTCTCTAATGGATGTCTCTAGCGGATCAAGGTCAAAACCTTCAACAAAACGTGGCGCAAACGTAACCAAATTATTTTCAGCTACCAGAATCTTGTCCGCAAGATCGGCACGATACTTTTGAATCAACTCTCCTTCAAACTCaatctgattttctatcattACTGTTCTTATATTGTTGACTAGATtattaaattccaaatttataaatccatccaatagctttaaaatttcatccgttTTCTTAACTTTCAACCATCTGGCTCTGGGGTGTTCTACTTTAATGCATTTTTCGATTTCTTCCTCTTCTGCAGGCTCCAAATACGGTTCAAGATCTCCAAATATACCAACATTCGTAAATATGAAATACTTTTTTGTCccttcaaattgtttttttaaatgtatgttTAAGCCTGACTGCACATACTTGAACAATGAAAAATCTCCATTCAACTTTTCCTTTCCTTGGGTAGGCAGAAATGCATCTTTTCTTATATTTGCCTGTCCCTCTTTGCGCTTGACCTGTACAAATAGCCAATTTTTCGAATTTCGCTCCTGATCATGCCAGGAAATGACACAATCATCGAACTTTTCGGCAGCATCCATTTCCATTGCCAGCTGCATGTCCACGTAGCGTTTGGAATTACACGCCCTTTCGTAGATCAACATAGACGCATGCACCTGATAATTGCCACCGTGAAGTGCTCCGAGATTTCCAGTCGTTTTGTAGTCATCTTCCATGttggttgaaaattatttatctaaaaaagaaaacaataaattaaaacccAAAGAAAGTGGCGAAACGTTTGGCAAACTATTCTTTGAAAAACCGCATGCCAATCTACCCAGGATCAACCTACTGAGGCCTGATCGCGACCAAATCTTCGAACACCTATCCCAATTAACCGAAGTAGAAACAGTAGCATTCTTGGTTCACTGTTGGCCGAGTAAAGGATACCCGAGagaattggaaatatttttcattttagaattAGTACCAAACATTGAAAGTTCAAAACAGGCGGTTTagcaacatttgttttttttgacgtagaattacgtcttacggcaacacaaAACTTTTCCAATTAAAGGACATCTTTCCTTAAAGACATATCAAGCCTGCTCATCGTTGATTGGCTGGTCgaaaatgagaagaaaaaaaaacacgaacgCCCAGCCCCTTGGTAGGTTTTATTTCCATACTTTGCATCAAAAATCCTAGGAACAATATGAGTACGATGTTGTTCTGGAATTCCACGGATTTCATGCTGCAtgaacaaatcaaactggacagtaGAGTTTTCGTAGTCAGGGTGACAAACACGGATAGGAGAATACGACgaaggattaacctgcataGACATGAATTCAATATATATAGTCATATGTTttgattgaagattttgctcaacaagctgattaaaatttgcaatcaccaaagggttcatgacctcacacctgatgaggaaccgaagtgataatGAATAGAAACGATCCTTCAGTGGGAGCATGCCTGCCAAAACCCTGAGCCTCATATTATGCTGTGAGGACATACAACCCAAAGCGATTCGGAGACAAGTGTAttgaatacgctcgagtttaatAAGATGTGTTTTGGCAGCTGGTTGGAAACAAAAACTGCCatactcc
It includes:
- the LOC129746031 gene encoding uncharacterized protein LOC129746031, translating into MEDDYKTTGNLGALHGGNYQVHASMLIYERACNSKRYVDMQLAMEMDAAEKFDDCVISWHDQERNSKNWLFVQVKRKEGQANIRKDAFLPTQGKEKLNGDFSLFKYVQSGLNIHLKKQFEGTKKYFIFTNVGIFGDLEPYLEPAEEEEIEKCIKVEHPRARWLKVKKTDEILKLLDGFINLEFNNLVNNIRTVMIENQIEFEGELIQKYRADLADKILVAENNLVTFAPRFVEGFDLDPLETSIREQLLEGETHNTLNHKASNNEKLYEIIKNDQKKSTPTTLPRKFSQKDIELFLEKFILAVGQPDNKVLQDIIKKDLGRFRRSEGAEMKNYYEMLAFQSLQELVYSCFEKTRRGKLLKKSDLETKMKQTNESFSKWTQLYRVAAKFPEALENLAVKFTDLELTETTFPLRVMTSTPDGLLTRLKYFGKLQRHRHSCFHMKDLIAESVRNDLFSMLESEKEEHFIMINVEDSKNDHLDEIVTKIKNLPSKKLIVLTNSKDSVVSSIIHVIEDEKSDWQSLDESSQKKLMERNILFQNDQVKLSELIDQDPGFDRLLQGEILEHLVQDKTPLRVGHELPRLSEKHYLLRTIIVLQSENCKRLTEFGESSFIEYVSAADKPKVIVLLSPPGNGKSTLWTSLALKIKAQFPSHWVLYLKPQDFVDCTSDVFDVKSIFKLNEFEEAHMQLCRQSSKSKVFVLFDGFDEVPYGISKQVLKFMKELSQSTRILINTRDYREEDLREAFPDRELIGLEQFDETDQKTMLAALLKVEEYISIDPLKSFMELILEKLYKLRGVNKFLGVPLMIEMLSTIYRTPVEEYLNSRKEEMLQQNQLTSLSFLELYEEFVYNAFRRKAISQLGLQEGSKHAKEVLSRDNNLYQDFLDLHYKLGIMNLIGEQSMKIFFPDGYSLKQQQQRIKNIDSAVVLNISNALPRFIHKSFEEFFVARFLSEYLKNMDRTLVEKKFPTEENMLSKYQLKSSKTIVTLFDAYYSSLYRYPTVRKFFMTIADSFQADELDNLIRMLMSMQPDSFLRACEENCLKLVDTMIRKDPSVLKSKTITNETPLHRAAARGNLDICKILFENECALNALDKWGQTPLHKASLNGHVQAVEFLLDQEADIDCRDSKNQSAVYLAACEGYAEVVELLASKGAYLDNLDEIQWYKWYELYEFHKNALYIAAIRGHEKVVRVLLEHNAQLKNSFIDNMLHDPFYHVDNDIVCLFIDHKMKTDRESAKDMLEWIVEYNKKRLFETAVAHLDHSKLNELYKLACKHRSYHIARLIISLAEPFSSLENALHLAVKMADEECVRAIIERNPEVDSRDSKGRTPLQYALESAYTNTSNSLKCMKILMDGGTDINVRDNFDQNLLLLAVKNNFSSPFVQLFLDYGVDPSIPNADGKTALHLVVENRDVKTLELILKHTKNFPGFMNHQDKNGNTALHEALKLSLEAKKHSRLIILRNAEILLEHGINPYIANKTGKTALHLAVMCKNKLKILEQILKSALNNTELINETDIDGRTALHTLLRSKTHEKLKLMSMKLLLEYGMKPSLEDKDGETALHLAVECNDPIMVQLVLDHSESLTSILNHKNKMGRTALHLTCIEGKEADRCIKILVGNGADPNIRDHQGQTVLHYAVKFRNLNRVKLLLKHGSDPTMANDAGQTPFDLAKEMNELFILKLFLQHIMQHNNICSNVATRIYTNQSVSNQRNTDELYKAVIEGNFKHVITLMSRDKKHSFTNLSHSKNENIDEQDEKGNTALHVACSSNQEDEMCIALLSKYGTGSDIVNGLNLLKQTISENNLGCVKDLLKSGINVFTKNELGQTALHLAVLSNKESIVALILKHTENKQLLTKLINEKDNNGQTALHWAVIEEKRECVELLSKHGIDLLKTNDQRQSALHLAVQYNKLSMVEIILQQTENSDFINQVDQYGNTALHQACLWQDNENQGTSRENDSSSEYDIEYEQENYCRNISIGNESLQDQLECIRILFEHRINPAIVNNEGQTALHLAVKLNKASFLEVILQHTGTLNDLINHRDKNGKTALHYTLKEFGEEFRVNRGVYACVDILHRYGADFNIGDQKGETVLHYAVRDSEISNLKIVDRFLNYRIDTLKVNSYGETALHLAIKYYNFPACKNILKHTVELPSLLNKKDGRGKTVLHYAFYKLNTYYPCKNFLTPNHFFEALLALGANPDIRDLECKTALHMALAWSSDKVQLLLDYGANPALTDRDGRTSLHLALRRKSFIVKEILRRDKTLINQTDNYGNTALHHACKWPFSRLEILNILLREGADPNARNQLGETSLHLAVKEKNLDALKFLPLYSEVNPCIADNNGQTALHIAVSLEETKLVKLFLESFPEPGKFINLENAKGKTALQEALTIGRQDIVDVLKKYGAIY